From Vallitalea longa, one genomic window encodes:
- a CDS encoding PRD domain-containing protein, whose product MSQENAYHIIKALNNNVILARNTNNQEMILIGKGIGFGKKTDKIAYINDSRIQKVYSNSQGVLKEEYIQLVNAIDRKVIGVVEEIILLAEKELGHLDEHIHIALVDHVGFALERLKQGMVFSNPFLYEIKTMYKDEYDIALKGKSLLFKRLGVTIPDDEVGYIALHLYSSRQRKDIKHTIKDTRLLNTVLQLIEKEIGYNIDKNLTMYKRLIIHLKQSITRSENNKEIVNPLLDDIIAKLDKAYHIAEKVAKIIEAEKGIVVSKDEKGFLALHIERLRN is encoded by the coding sequence GTGAGTCAAGAAAATGCTTATCATATCATTAAAGCACTAAATAATAATGTGATTCTTGCTAGAAATACCAATAATCAGGAAATGATTCTTATTGGTAAAGGAATTGGTTTTGGTAAGAAAACGGATAAAATTGCTTATATAAACGACAGCAGGATTCAAAAAGTTTATAGTAACTCACAAGGTGTACTAAAAGAAGAATACATACAATTAGTAAATGCAATTGATAGGAAAGTTATAGGGGTAGTAGAAGAAATAATATTATTGGCGGAAAAGGAATTAGGACATTTAGATGAGCATATACATATTGCATTGGTCGATCATGTAGGTTTTGCTCTAGAGCGATTAAAACAAGGAATGGTGTTCTCTAATCCGTTCTTATATGAAATTAAAACCATGTACAAAGATGAATATGATATTGCATTAAAGGGAAAATCTTTATTATTTAAACGTTTGGGTGTTACCATACCTGACGATGAAGTAGGGTATATAGCTTTGCATCTATACTCAAGCAGACAACGTAAAGATATAAAGCATACAATTAAAGATACCAGGTTATTAAATACTGTATTACAGCTAATAGAAAAAGAAATAGGCTATAATATAGACAAAAATCTTACAATGTACAAGAGACTCATAATACATTTAAAACAAAGTATAACAAGATCTGAAAATAACAAAGAAATAGTTAATCCTCTACTGGATGATATAATTGCTAAGCTTGATAAAGCTTACCATATAGCTGAAAAGGTAGCGAAAATAATTGAAGCCGAAAAAGGTATAGTAGTATCTAAAGATGAGAAGGGTTTTTTGGCATTACATATTGAAAGATTAAGAAATTAG
- the ptsP gene encoding phosphoenolpyruvate--protein phosphotransferase produces MKELFGINASSGYGIGPVYCYKPNEYNIDQRNNVDTSYEKLKIEKAIKNSIEQLQNLKLKHIDNIEDKADIITAHISMIEDPDLKESIINKIELGNNAEWAVDETVKEYIDIFKNMDNEYFKERALDLQDIGKRILDNLMGNTENSLTEINDNIILVARELTPSDTLTMDKNKVMGIVTETGGKTSHTAIIARTLGIPAVTGIEKITDIIDDNQEIIIDGTIGKIILEPKKQQIEEYNKLIDERKAELVQEKSLIGCSTQTEDGYKIKLYCNIASVDDIQEVLTNDGEGIGLFRTEFLYMNRIKPPSEDEQYKVYNKIGNMLEGKEVIIRTLDVGGDKEISYINIEKELNPFLGNRAIRYCLQEQKLLLTQLKAILRASADTNIKVMFPMITSYNELIQAMSFLEKAKKELETRNIRYNKGIKIGIMIETPAAVFNSNHLAKEVDFFSIGSNDLIQYTCAVDRMNTKISYLYTPYNPAIIKSIKMVVDNAHREGIEVSICGEAASDETLLPLWISLGIDELSVVSKDVLSIRKYIRQISRDKTLINKAIELKNKDEIIKFLS; encoded by the coding sequence ATGAAAGAGTTATTTGGAATAAATGCGTCATCTGGCTATGGTATAGGACCTGTTTATTGTTATAAGCCTAATGAATACAATATAGATCAGAGAAATAATGTTGATACTAGTTATGAAAAATTAAAGATAGAAAAAGCAATAAAGAATAGTATTGAGCAATTGCAAAATTTGAAATTAAAGCATATAGATAACATCGAAGATAAAGCTGATATAATAACAGCACATATATCAATGATAGAAGATCCAGATTTGAAAGAAAGTATAATCAATAAAATAGAATTAGGAAATAATGCTGAGTGGGCAGTAGATGAGACTGTAAAAGAGTACATAGATATATTTAAAAACATGGATAATGAATATTTTAAAGAAAGAGCTTTGGATTTACAGGATATAGGAAAAAGAATTCTTGATAATCTAATGGGCAATACTGAAAATTCATTGACAGAAATTAATGATAATATAATTCTTGTTGCCAGAGAACTTACACCATCGGATACTTTGACAATGGATAAAAATAAAGTCATGGGAATTGTTACAGAAACAGGAGGTAAAACGTCTCATACAGCAATAATTGCAAGAACTCTTGGGATACCAGCAGTTACAGGTATAGAAAAAATTACTGATATTATTGATGATAATCAAGAGATAATAATTGATGGAACTATAGGGAAAATAATCCTAGAGCCTAAGAAACAACAAATAGAAGAGTATAATAAATTAATAGATGAACGTAAAGCAGAACTTGTACAAGAAAAATCTCTAATTGGATGTAGTACCCAAACAGAAGATGGCTATAAAATAAAATTATATTGTAACATTGCTTCTGTTGATGATATTCAAGAAGTTCTGACAAATGATGGTGAAGGTATAGGTCTATTCAGGACTGAGTTTCTATATATGAATAGAATTAAGCCGCCTTCAGAAGATGAGCAATACAAAGTTTATAATAAAATCGGGAATATGCTAGAAGGTAAAGAAGTGATTATTCGTACTCTAGATGTTGGTGGAGACAAGGAAATCAGTTATATTAACATCGAAAAAGAATTGAATCCTTTTCTAGGTAATAGGGCAATCAGATATTGTTTACAAGAACAAAAACTTCTGTTGACTCAATTAAAGGCCATACTTAGGGCATCAGCAGATACTAATATAAAAGTTATGTTTCCTATGATTACTTCTTATAACGAACTCATACAGGCTATGAGTTTTTTGGAAAAAGCTAAGAAAGAATTAGAAACCAGAAACATAAGATATAATAAAGGAATTAAAATAGGTATCATGATAGAAACACCAGCAGCTGTATTTAATTCTAATCATTTAGCGAAAGAAGTTGATTTCTTTAGTATTGGAAGTAATGACTTAATTCAATATACCTGTGCAGTAGATAGAATGAATACAAAAATAAGCTATCTATATACACCATATAATCCTGCCATTATAAAAAGTATAAAGATGGTAGTAGATAATGCTCATAGAGAAGGTATAGAAGTTTCCATCTGCGGTGAAGCTGCATCTGATGAAACATTATTACCTTTGTGGATTAGTTTAGGAATAGATGAGTTAAGTGTCGTTTCCAAAGATGTCTTGAGTATAAGGAAATACATAAGACAAATAAGCAGAGATAAAACCCTAATCAATAAAGCTATAGAATTAAAAAATAAAGATGAAATAATAAAGTTTCTTAGTTAA
- a CDS encoding HPr family phosphocarrier protein has product MIKRSFIIKSETGLHARPVTIFINKSKSFDSDIKVIKDTKIADGKKFLQVLSLGVLENDSIFIEIDGNDEKEAMYALEKLIVNDFKE; this is encoded by the coding sequence ATGATTAAAAGGAGTTTTATTATTAAGTCAGAAACAGGTTTACACGCAAGACCTGTTACAATATTCATAAATAAATCTAAAAGCTTTGATTCAGATATCAAAGTAATAAAAGATACGAAAATAGCTGATGGTAAGAAATTTTTACAAGTGTTATCATTGGGAGTATTGGAAAATGATTCAATATTTATTGAAATAGATGGTAATGATGAAAAAGAAGCCATGTACGCTCTAGAAAAATTAATAGTTAATGATTTCAAAGAATAG
- a CDS encoding DUF554 domain-containing protein, with protein MLGTIVNASAIIIGSLIGTIFKKGIKEKKKVILLQAIGLVAISLGITWIVKNLSNSSEPLLFIASMVIGGLIGESIDIEEKVNRLEKKFTGNKVNDNNDKKLIEGLTTAVLLFCVGTLSILGPIESALKGDNTLLFTNAMLDGITSMILATTFGIGIMISGIILFIWQGSIFLLAQFIGAYATPEILGQISIIGGILIFSTGINILEIKKIKTINLIPALFIPIIYNIPFVNNFFKSIVGLFTQ; from the coding sequence ATGTTAGGTACAATTGTCAACGCGAGTGCAATAATTATAGGAAGTTTAATTGGTACTATTTTCAAAAAAGGTATTAAAGAGAAAAAGAAAGTAATACTATTGCAGGCCATAGGGCTTGTAGCTATTTCCCTTGGAATTACGTGGATAGTCAAAAATCTTTCTAATAGCAGTGAGCCACTTTTATTTATTGCAAGTATGGTAATAGGTGGATTGATAGGAGAAAGTATAGATATTGAAGAGAAGGTTAACAGATTAGAGAAGAAATTTACTGGAAACAAAGTAAATGATAACAATGATAAGAAGTTGATCGAAGGATTAACAACTGCGGTACTTCTTTTTTGTGTAGGAACACTATCAATATTAGGTCCTATAGAAAGCGCATTAAAAGGTGATAATACACTGCTCTTTACCAATGCAATGTTAGATGGAATAACATCCATGATACTAGCTACAACTTTTGGCATTGGTATCATGATATCAGGAATCATTCTATTCATATGGCAAGGTTCAATATTTCTATTGGCTCAGTTCATAGGAGCATATGCTACACCAGAAATACTTGGTCAAATATCTATTATTGGTGGAATACTGATTTTTAGTACAGGCATTAATATTCTAGAAATAAAGAAAATAAAGACTATTAATCTTATACCCGCTCTTTTTATACCAATAATCTATAATATACCTTTTGTCAATAATTTCTTTAAAAGTATCGTTGGCTTGTTTACACAGTAA
- the metK gene encoding methionine adenosyltransferase, translating into MARKLFTSESVTEGHPDKMCDQISDTVLDSILAKDPNARVACETAVTTGLVLVMGEITTNCYVDIPKLVRETIRDIGYDRAKYGFDCDTCSVLTSLDEQSTDIAMGVDEALESKEGSMTEEELDATGAGDQGMMFGYACNETEELMPMPISLAHQLSKRLTEVRKNGTLKYLRPDGKSQVTVEYVDDKPVRVDAVVISTQHDCDVELETIKKDIMEHVIKPVISEDLLDENTKFFINPTGRFVIGGPQGDSGLTGRKIIVDTYGGYASHGGGAFSGKDPTKVDRSAAYAARYVAKNIVAAGFADKCEVVLAYAIGVAKPVSVLVNTYGTGKISDDEITDIINEHFDLRPAAIIRDLNLRRPIYRQTAAYGHFGRPDLDLPWEKTDKVEELKKALN; encoded by the coding sequence ATGGCAAGAAAATTATTTACTTCGGAATCAGTAACAGAAGGGCATCCAGATAAGATGTGCGACCAGATATCTGATACTGTTTTGGATTCAATATTAGCAAAAGACCCTAATGCAAGAGTTGCATGTGAGACAGCAGTTACTACAGGTCTAGTATTAGTTATGGGAGAGATAACAACTAATTGTTACGTGGATATTCCTAAATTGGTCAGAGAAACAATAAGAGATATAGGATATGATAGAGCTAAGTATGGTTTTGACTGTGATACTTGTTCAGTCCTTACATCATTAGATGAACAATCAACAGATATAGCAATGGGTGTTGATGAAGCTCTTGAATCAAAAGAAGGTAGCATGACAGAAGAAGAGTTAGATGCTACTGGTGCAGGTGACCAAGGAATGATGTTTGGTTATGCCTGCAATGAAACAGAAGAGTTAATGCCTATGCCTATTTCACTAGCTCATCAATTATCAAAAAGATTGACTGAAGTTAGGAAAAACGGTACATTAAAATATCTAAGACCAGATGGTAAATCTCAGGTTACAGTAGAATATGTAGATGATAAACCTGTTAGAGTAGATGCAGTAGTCATATCAACTCAACATGATTGTGATGTGGAATTAGAAACAATAAAAAAAGATATAATGGAACATGTTATTAAACCAGTTATATCAGAAGACTTATTGGATGAAAATACTAAATTCTTCATTAACCCAACAGGAAGATTTGTTATTGGAGGTCCTCAAGGAGATTCAGGACTTACAGGAAGAAAGATTATTGTTGATACTTATGGTGGATATGCAAGTCATGGCGGAGGAGCTTTCTCAGGAAAAGATCCAACAAAAGTTGACCGTTCAGCGGCTTATGCAGCAAGATATGTTGCTAAAAATATAGTTGCAGCAGGTTTTGCTGATAAATGTGAAGTTGTTCTAGCATATGCAATAGGTGTTGCAAAACCAGTATCTGTTTTAGTTAATACATATGGAACAGGTAAAATATCTGATGATGAGATAACAGATATAATCAACGAACATTTTGACCTTAGACCAGCAGCAATCATAAGAGATCTTAATCTTAGAAGACCAATCTACAGGCAAACAGCTGCATATGGACATTTTGGCAGACCAGATTTAGATCTTCCATGGGAAAAAACTGATAAGGTAGAAGAGTTGAAGAAAGCTTTGAATTAG
- a CDS encoding COG2426 family protein, giving the protein MVPFKIPMSILELMIISATPLIEQRGAVPFAAASGYGVGEAYFWTLLGAIIPAPFILLLIPHVLELLKKVKFLSKLAYWYENRALEKSKKVKDNLKYVSIFLFVAIPLPGTGVWTGSTIASLLGLDFKKSLISVILGAAVAGIFMIIISYGIKILVS; this is encoded by the coding sequence ATGGTACCATTTAAAATACCTATGTCAATTCTAGAATTGATGATTATTTCAGCAACTCCCCTTATAGAACAAAGAGGGGCAGTCCCTTTTGCAGCAGCAAGTGGATATGGTGTAGGTGAAGCATATTTTTGGACTTTATTAGGAGCAATTATCCCAGCTCCATTCATACTACTTTTAATACCTCATGTATTGGAGCTATTGAAAAAAGTGAAATTCCTGAGTAAGTTAGCTTATTGGTATGAAAATAGAGCACTAGAGAAAAGTAAGAAAGTAAAAGATAATCTTAAATATGTGAGTATTTTTCTATTTGTCGCAATACCTTTACCTGGTACAGGTGTTTGGACAGGATCAACAATTGCATCATTGCTGGGACTAGATTTTAAAAAGTCGTTAATATCAGTTATATTAGGTGCAGCAGTAGCTGGGATATTTATGATTATCATTTCATATGGTATAAAAATTCTAGTATCATAA
- a CDS encoding phosphodiester glycosidase family protein: protein MFIKLIALINLCLSLFSYNEPVIYTNENVTLDRMVQQIHTLEVDINDPYVTIKNALSFGKAYGFEETSVMVNDNEAIAGVNGTFYTMYGHHLGLLIKDGKLETMAKDYSPIVAFLESGKVYIGDIKTEVKVEGKTNTITVDTMNDAAFEESWVLYSDIYGRTTRITRNSINYVIENNRVIDKIITDNPIDITRGSYILSRVTEDPEKYDLLTVNEEVEIEIIYNPDMGKIKEGFQSGGWLVKDSINVAKDYEPLMGNTNILNPRTALGVTEDNKIIIKVIDGRQPNYSYGITGKTCADIMLEEGCINAVYLDGGASSTMVYNKEVVNSPSMNTERKVAHSILIDYEKNDFMFMIDKIGEFIDNLLNDLFNFQESIS from the coding sequence ATGTTTATAAAACTCATTGCTCTAATAAATCTATGTTTAAGTTTATTCAGTTATAATGAACCAGTAATCTATACTAATGAGAATGTAACTCTAGATAGAATGGTTCAGCAAATTCATACTTTAGAAGTTGACATAAATGATCCTTACGTTACAATAAAAAATGCATTATCTTTCGGGAAAGCATATGGATTTGAAGAGACTAGTGTAATGGTTAATGATAACGAAGCTATAGCAGGTGTTAATGGTACATTTTATACCATGTATGGACATCATCTAGGTTTATTGATAAAAGATGGAAAATTAGAAACCATGGCTAAGGATTATTCACCGATAGTTGCATTTTTAGAATCAGGAAAAGTATATATAGGAGATATTAAAACTGAAGTAAAGGTCGAAGGTAAAACAAATACTATAACTGTAGATACCATGAATGACGCAGCTTTTGAAGAATCATGGGTTCTATACTCTGATATATATGGTAGAACAACACGTATTACAAGAAATAGCATTAATTACGTTATTGAAAATAATAGAGTAATCGATAAAATAATTACAGATAACCCTATAGATATTACAAGAGGTAGTTATATACTTAGTAGAGTTACAGAAGACCCTGAGAAATATGATTTACTGACAGTTAATGAAGAGGTTGAAATTGAGATCATCTATAATCCTGATATGGGTAAGATTAAAGAAGGCTTCCAATCTGGTGGTTGGTTAGTAAAAGATTCTATTAATGTTGCTAAAGATTATGAGCCGTTGATGGGAAATACTAATATTCTTAATCCTAGAACAGCATTAGGAGTTACGGAAGATAATAAAATAATTATTAAAGTCATTGATGGAAGACAGCCCAATTATAGCTATGGTATTACTGGTAAGACTTGTGCAGACATTATGTTAGAAGAAGGTTGCATTAATGCTGTATATTTAGATGGCGGAGCATCAAGTACTATGGTGTATAACAAAGAGGTAGTTAATAGTCCTTCCATGAATACTGAACGAAAAGTGGCTCATAGTATTTTAATTGATTATGAAAAGAACGACTTTATGTTTATGATAGATAAAATAGGAGAATTCATAGATAATCTATTAAATGATTTATTTAATTTCCAGGAATCAATTTCGTAA
- a CDS encoding rod-binding protein: protein MNISSINPNMYNNITMNQKEKIETESFEAALNQAQEKQDDKQLQESCREFEQYFVNQLFKEMRNTVHSDGLIPKSQGEKIFEDMLYEEYSTEISKGEGIGISQMLYKQLSKNI from the coding sequence ATGAATATATCAAGTATTAATCCTAATATGTATAACAATATAACTATGAATCAAAAAGAAAAAATCGAAACAGAATCTTTTGAGGCTGCATTAAATCAAGCCCAAGAAAAACAAGACGATAAACAGCTACAAGAATCCTGTAGGGAATTTGAACAATATTTCGTTAATCAATTATTCAAAGAAATGAGAAATACAGTTCATAGTGATGGACTTATACCTAAATCACAAGGGGAAAAGATTTTTGAAGATATGTTATATGAGGAATACTCCACTGAAATTTCTAAAGGTGAGGGTATAGGAATATCTCAGATGTTATATAAACAATTATCAAAAAACATATGA
- the flgG gene encoding flagellar basal-body rod protein FlgG produces MMRSLYTAASGMKTQQMNVDTISNNLANVNTTGFKKERLEFKSLLYETLAKAGTDQQGNGKPVNLQVGHGVKPVGTVRSYTIGTIQKTDNPLDLAITGDGFFTVKDQSGSQVYTKDGSFKIALVDDRQMLITSDGYQVLDINDEPIYFDSNIDIKKISISSEGNFSYVTNDNEVVPMDSKMKMVQFRNVNGLEALGNNLLRATSSSGEAILEEDDEDVVKSQIVQGSLEGSNVQVVEEMVNLIVAQRAYEVSSKAIQASDEMLSQANNLKR; encoded by the coding sequence ATGATGCGATCATTATACACAGCGGCATCAGGTATGAAGACTCAACAGATGAATGTTGATACTATCTCTAATAATCTTGCTAACGTTAATACCACAGGATTTAAAAAAGAAAGATTGGAATTCAAATCGTTATTATATGAAACTTTGGCAAAAGCTGGTACAGACCAACAAGGTAATGGTAAACCAGTTAATCTACAAGTTGGACATGGTGTAAAACCTGTAGGTACAGTTAGAAGTTATACTATCGGTACAATCCAGAAAACAGATAATCCATTGGATTTAGCTATTACAGGAGATGGTTTTTTTACAGTAAAAGATCAATCCGGTTCACAAGTATATACGAAAGACGGTAGTTTCAAGATTGCATTAGTAGATGATAGACAGATGTTAATTACATCAGATGGTTATCAGGTACTTGATATTAATGACGAGCCTATTTATTTTGATTCTAATATTGACATCAAAAAGATAAGCATCAGTTCTGAAGGTAATTTTAGTTATGTAACTAATGATAATGAAGTAGTTCCTATGGATTCTAAAATGAAAATGGTCCAATTCAGAAATGTTAACGGATTAGAAGCTCTTGGAAATAACCTATTAAGAGCTACCTCTTCATCTGGAGAAGCTATCTTAGAAGAAGACGACGAAGATGTAGTAAAGAGTCAGATAGTACAAGGTTCATTAGAAGGATCTAATGTACAAGTTGTCGAAGAAATGGTCAATCTGATAGTAGCTCAGAGAGCATATGAAGTAAGCTCAAAGGCTATACAAGCATCTGATGAAATGTTATCTCAAGCCAATAATCTTAAGAGATAG
- a CDS encoding flagellar hook-basal body protein translates to MVRGLYTASNGMVAQQEKLDIISNNLANVNTTGFKKDGVIIESFNSVLTTKINDRSMPMNQTIGKMTLGCRVGQVYTDNTQGGATMTDDPYNVAILGNGMFNIGIEDKEGNQQIRYTRDGSFTLSTDGTLMTKEGNYILGQNGKIVIPSGSNNIRISENGTIFDNDTQIDKLLLTDFENPESLRKIGDNLYSQTEDTKTNPFGGKLMQGYLESSNVNTVREMVDMISVMRTYEANQKVIQTQDETLKKAVNDVGRL, encoded by the coding sequence ATGGTAAGAGGTTTATATACTGCTTCAAATGGAATGGTAGCGCAACAAGAAAAATTAGATATTATCTCCAATAACCTAGCGAATGTTAATACTACAGGATTCAAGAAAGATGGTGTAATCATTGAATCCTTCAATAGTGTATTGACAACGAAAATCAACGATAGAAGTATGCCTATGAATCAGACTATCGGTAAAATGACTCTTGGATGCAGAGTTGGACAAGTTTATACCGATAATACACAAGGCGGAGCAACAATGACAGATGATCCTTATAATGTTGCCATACTTGGTAATGGTATGTTTAATATTGGTATAGAAGATAAAGAAGGAAATCAACAAATCAGATATACTAGAGATGGGTCTTTCACTTTATCAACAGATGGAACGCTTATGACAAAAGAAGGAAATTATATTCTTGGACAAAATGGTAAGATAGTCATACCTAGCGGTAGTAATAATATCAGAATCTCAGAAAATGGTACTATATTTGACAATGATACCCAGATAGATAAATTATTATTAACGGATTTTGAAAACCCTGAATCCCTTAGAAAAATAGGGGATAACCTATATAGTCAAACAGAAGATACTAAGACTAATCCTTTTGGTGGTAAATTGATGCAAGGATATTTAGAAAGTTCTAATGTTAATACTGTAAGAGAAATGGTCGATATGATTAGTGTAATGAGAACATATGAAGCTAATCAAAAAGTTATTCAAACTCAAGATGAAACTCTAAAAAAAGCAGTAAATGATGTAGGTAGATTATAG
- a CDS encoding rod shape-determining protein, translating to MFGTDIGIDLGTANVLVYIKGKGVVLREPSVVARDRDTKRILAVGSEARRMLGRTPGNIVAIRPLRQGVISDYTVTEKMIKYFISKSLGKRIRKPRITVCVPSGVTEVEKRAVEDATYQAGARKVEIIEEPIAAAIGAGIDISKACGSMVVDIGGGTSDIAVISLGGTVVSTSIKVAGDNFDEALVRYMRKKHNLLIGERTAEEIKVKIGTAYKRPEVLTMDVRGRNLITGLPKTITVSSVETEEALRESTSNIVEAVHSVLERTPPELSADIADRGIVLTGGGSLLQGLDQLIENKTGINVITADDAITCVAIGTGKYVEFQAGQRS from the coding sequence ATGTTTGGAACAGATATTGGAATCGATTTAGGGACAGCAAATGTACTCGTATATATTAAAGGTAAAGGTGTCGTATTAAGAGAACCATCAGTTGTTGCAAGAGATAGAGATACTAAAAGAATATTAGCAGTAGGTAGTGAAGCAAGAAGAATGCTTGGTAGAACACCAGGTAATATTGTTGCAATAAGACCACTTAGACAGGGTGTTATTTCAGACTATACAGTAACTGAGAAAATGATAAAATATTTTATATCCAAATCTTTAGGTAAGAGAATAAGAAAACCAAGAATAACAGTTTGTGTACCTAGTGGTGTAACTGAAGTTGAAAAAAGAGCTGTTGAAGATGCTACTTATCAAGCTGGAGCAAGAAAAGTAGAAATAATAGAAGAACCAATAGCAGCAGCTATAGGAGCAGGAATAGATATTAGTAAAGCTTGCGGTAGTATGGTTGTTGATATAGGAGGAGGAACATCAGATATAGCAGTAATTTCCTTAGGTGGTACTGTTGTTAGTACTTCTATTAAAGTCGCTGGTGATAATTTTGATGAAGCATTAGTAAGATATATGAGGAAAAAACATAACTTATTGATTGGTGAAAGAACAGCTGAAGAAATCAAAGTTAAGATTGGAACAGCTTACAAAAGACCAGAAGTATTGACTATGGATGTTAGAGGAAGAAATTTAATTACAGGACTTCCAAAAACCATAACTGTTTCATCTGTAGAAACAGAAGAAGCACTTAGAGAATCTACTTCTAACATAGTGGAAGCGGTTCATAGTGTACTTGAAAGGACACCACCTGAATTATCAGCAGATATTGCTGACAGAGGTATAGTTCTAACTGGTGGTGGTAGCTTATTACAAGGGCTTGACCAATTAATAGAAAACAAAACAGGTATTAATGTAATTACAGCAGATGATGCGATTACTTGTGTTGCTATAGGAACAGGTAAATATGTAGAATTTCAGGCAGGTCAAAGAAGTTAA
- the spoIIID gene encoding sporulation transcriptional regulator SpoIIID, protein MKQYIEERAIEVANYIITSNATVRQTAKKFGISKSTVHKDVTERLSKINPGLALEARKVLDINKSERHIRGGLATRAKYVNMSHTNTRPTIY, encoded by the coding sequence TTGAAGCAATATATAGAGGAAAGGGCTATAGAAGTTGCGAATTATATTATTACTTCAAATGCTACTGTAAGACAAACTGCCAAGAAATTTGGTATAAGTAAATCAACAGTACATAAGGATGTTACAGAAAGACTAAGTAAGATAAATCCAGGTTTAGCTTTAGAAGCTAGAAAGGTCCTTGACATTAATAAATCGGAAAGACATATTAGAGGTGGATTAGCTACCAGGGCCAAATATGTCAATATGTCTCATACAAATACAAGGCCAACAATTTATTAA
- a CDS encoding FAD:protein FMN transferase has translation MNRRIFLLVISLSIIFTGCSNNINQHNEKISDETFLLGTIVKVTLYGKNADEDNFKDIFNIISDIENKVSRNISTSEISKINSNEIQEIKLSDDTFNIIKKGLYYSNLSEGRFDITIAPLVSLWGIGTEDARVPEEQEIKEAVNKIDYKNIYLEDDKMNMHIKNDVQIDLGGIAKGYVADKVAEYIKQKHIDHALINLGGNILTVGHKPNGESWKIGVQNPFNARGKELGVATIGEKSIVTSGIYERYFEEDGKRYHHILNPFTGYPIENDLAGVTIISDYSVDGDGLSTVVFSMGLEEGYKFVENLENVDAIFVTDEKDIYLTDGTEKIFNLTDYDFKVKKFSN, from the coding sequence ATGAACAGACGAATCTTTTTACTAGTAATTTCATTATCAATCATTTTTACAGGGTGCAGTAATAATATTAACCAACACAATGAAAAAATATCCGATGAAACATTCCTGTTAGGTACTATTGTGAAAGTTACTTTATATGGGAAAAACGCGGATGAAGATAATTTTAAGGATATATTCAATATAATTTCTGATATAGAAAACAAAGTAAGTAGAAACATTTCTACAAGTGAGATAAGCAAAATAAACAGTAATGAAATACAAGAAATCAAACTATCTGATGATACATTCAATATAATCAAAAAAGGATTATATTATTCCAATCTATCCGAAGGAAGATTTGATATTACTATAGCACCATTAGTGAGCTTGTGGGGAATTGGAACTGAAGATGCTAGAGTACCGGAAGAACAAGAAATCAAAGAAGCTGTTAATAAGATAGACTATAAAAACATATATTTAGAAGATGATAAGATGAATATGCATATCAAAAATGATGTTCAGATAGACTTAGGTGGTATAGCAAAAGGATATGTTGCAGATAAAGTAGCTGAATACATAAAGCAAAAACATATAGACCATGCATTGATTAATCTAGGCGGAAATATATTGACTGTAGGTCATAAACCTAATGGAGAATCATGGAAGATAGGTGTTCAGAATCCTTTTAATGCAAGAGGAAAAGAATTAGGTGTTGCAACCATAGGTGAAAAATCAATAGTTACTTCCGGTATATACGAGAGGTATTTTGAAGAAGATGGCAAGAGATATCATCATATATTGAATCCATTCACAGGATATCCTATAGAAAATGATTTAGCTGGTGTCACCATCATATCTGATTATTCTGTAGATGGAGATGGCCTATCTACAGTGGTTTTTTCCATGGGACTGGAAGAAGGTTATAAATTTGTCGAGAATCTTGAAAATGTAGATGCGATATTTGTAACTGATGAAAAAGATATTTATCTGACTGATGGAACAGAAAAGATATTTAATCTTACAGATTATGATTTCAAAGTTAAAAAGTTTTCTAATTAA